A stretch of the Buchananella sp. 14KM1171 genome encodes the following:
- a CDS encoding heavy-metal-associated domain-containing protein, which yields MSTEPTTFDRTIEIDVDGMTCGHCVSHVTDELNLLPQVNNVSVLLRKDATSTVTVVISEPVEDAALNAAIDEAGYDVVAIRRDEK from the coding sequence ATGAGCACGGAGCCCACCACCTTTGACCGCACCATCGAAATCGACGTGGACGGCATGACCTGCGGCCACTGCGTCAGCCACGTGACCGACGAGCTGAACCTGCTGCCGCAGGTGAACAACGTGTCCGTGCTGCTGCGCAAGGACGCCACCTCCACCGTCACCGTGGTGATCAGCGAGCCGGTGGAAGACGCCGCCCTGAACGCCGCCATCGACGAGGCCGGCTACGACGTCGTCGCCATCCGCCGCGACGAGAAGTAA
- a CDS encoding metal-sensitive transcriptional regulator, with protein sequence MASYSDSKPALQARLRRIEGQVRGLQRLIEEDTYCIDVLTQISATTKALQAVANSLLADHMNHCVIQAAQSSRAEGEEKVQEVMTALNRFIRA encoded by the coding sequence ATGGCGAGCTACTCAGACAGCAAGCCGGCCCTGCAGGCGCGGCTACGCCGCATCGAGGGGCAGGTGCGCGGGCTGCAGCGCCTGATCGAAGAGGACACCTACTGCATCGACGTGCTGACGCAGATTTCCGCCACCACCAAGGCGCTGCAGGCCGTGGCCAACTCGCTGCTCGCGGACCATATGAACCACTGCGTCATTCAGGCCGCCCAGTCCTCCCGGGCCGAGGGGGAAGAAAAGGTCCAAGAGGTAATGACCGCACTCAACCGTTTTATTCGCGCCTAA
- a CDS encoding heavy metal translocating P-type ATPase has product MASEERFIDLNVEGMTCASCVNRVERKLNKLTGVSALVNLATNSARVEVTDPSVGAEELIQAVRAAGYTASLRVPATAAAQSTPPAGVHDAPPAALTAAPPGAAAAAGGGGAATSDNQAPATAAGLGTHLAVCAVLAAPVIALSMFPPLQFPGWQWVIAPLAWIVGAWGAWPFHVAAARAARHGGSTMDTLVSLGVLASLAWSTWALIWGGAGQIGMRMSMTLLPRHSTHSMGAELYFEGAAAIVVFLLLGRFLEGRSRRQAGDALRALLELGAKEVDLVTDLTTRATVSVPVEQLRVGDHFLVRPGQKVATDGVVVDGTSALDESLLTGEPVPVDVAPGDRVTGATLNTSGALLVRATAVGQDTALAQISALVTNAMAGKAPVQRLADRISAVFVPVVISLSLLTFGAWWLWGPSLTAAFTAGVAVLIIACPCALGLATPTALLVGTSAAARRGILIKGPEILESTRALDTVVLDKTGTLTQARMRVEAVLAASPGAAPLPLAGLANVAAGPAHGEALTALRLAGAVEANSEHPIAAAVAEAAREASERLGAGALPPVAAFNSSTGYGVRATVEGAEVAVGRPQWVAQQLGGGATDGTDGADRAAADAAGADADEAAAWERRARELSAQGATVVAVGWGGQSRALLVLRDPLKPEAAQAVAELKALGLTPWLVTGDNPASAQFVAQQVGIENVRAGVLPADKLAIVEELQRSGATVGMVGDGVNDAAALAAAGKRGLGIALGTGTDVAIAAADVTLVRTDLLAVPAAIRLARATLRTIKQNLFWAFFYNVAAIPLAAFGWLNPMIAALAMAFSSVLVVSNSLRLRAALPA; this is encoded by the coding sequence GTGGCCAGCGAGGAACGCTTCATCGACCTGAACGTGGAGGGCATGACGTGCGCGTCGTGCGTCAACCGCGTGGAGCGCAAACTCAACAAGTTGACCGGCGTCTCGGCGCTGGTCAACCTGGCCACGAACTCCGCCCGCGTCGAGGTCACCGACCCCTCTGTCGGCGCCGAAGAGCTGATTCAGGCCGTCCGCGCCGCCGGCTACACCGCCTCCCTGCGCGTGCCGGCCACCGCTGCGGCCCAGTCCACGCCGCCTGCCGGGGTGCACGACGCCCCGCCCGCCGCCCTCACCGCTGCGCCGCCCGGCGCTGCGGCCGCTGCTGGGGGCGGCGGGGCGGCAACGTCGGACAATCAAGCGCCCGCCACGGCGGCCGGCCTGGGCACGCACCTGGCGGTGTGCGCGGTGCTGGCCGCGCCGGTGATCGCGCTGTCCATGTTCCCGCCGCTGCAATTCCCGGGCTGGCAGTGGGTGATCGCGCCGCTGGCCTGGATCGTGGGCGCGTGGGGCGCCTGGCCGTTCCACGTGGCGGCGGCGCGGGCCGCGCGGCACGGCGGTTCCACCATGGACACGCTGGTGTCGCTGGGCGTGCTGGCCTCGCTGGCGTGGTCCACGTGGGCCCTGATCTGGGGCGGCGCGGGCCAGATCGGCATGCGCATGTCCATGACGCTGCTGCCGCGCCACTCCACCCACTCGATGGGCGCGGAGCTCTACTTCGAGGGCGCTGCGGCGATCGTCGTCTTCCTGCTGCTGGGCCGGTTCCTGGAGGGCCGCTCCCGGCGCCAAGCCGGAGACGCGCTGCGCGCACTGCTGGAGCTGGGCGCGAAGGAGGTGGACCTGGTCACGGACCTGACCACGCGCGCCACCGTGAGCGTGCCGGTGGAGCAGCTGCGGGTGGGGGACCACTTCCTGGTGCGCCCCGGCCAGAAGGTCGCCACGGACGGTGTGGTGGTTGACGGCACCTCCGCCCTGGACGAGTCCCTGCTCACCGGGGAGCCGGTGCCTGTGGACGTGGCCCCCGGCGACCGGGTCACCGGCGCCACGCTGAACACCTCCGGGGCGCTGCTGGTGCGCGCCACGGCGGTGGGGCAGGACACGGCGCTGGCGCAGATCAGCGCGCTGGTGACGAACGCGATGGCGGGCAAGGCGCCGGTGCAGCGCCTGGCGGACCGGATTTCCGCGGTGTTCGTGCCGGTGGTGATCTCGTTGAGCCTGCTCACCTTCGGGGCTTGGTGGCTGTGGGGCCCGTCCCTGACGGCGGCGTTCACCGCCGGGGTGGCGGTGCTGATCATCGCCTGCCCGTGCGCGCTGGGCCTGGCCACGCCCACGGCGCTGCTGGTGGGCACCTCTGCGGCCGCCCGGCGCGGCATCCTGATCAAGGGGCCGGAGATCCTGGAGTCCACGCGGGCGCTGGATACGGTGGTGCTGGACAAGACCGGCACGCTCACCCAGGCCCGGATGCGCGTGGAGGCCGTGCTGGCCGCCTCGCCGGGGGCGGCCCCGCTTCCGCTGGCGGGGTTGGCCAACGTTGCCGCCGGCCCCGCCCACGGCGAGGCGTTGACCGCGCTGCGGCTGGCGGGCGCGGTGGAGGCGAACTCCGAGCACCCCATCGCTGCGGCGGTGGCCGAAGCCGCCCGGGAGGCCTCGGAGCGGCTTGGCGCCGGCGCGCTCCCGCCGGTCGCCGCGTTTAACTCCTCCACCGGTTACGGGGTGCGCGCCACCGTCGAGGGGGCCGAGGTTGCGGTCGGACGCCCGCAGTGGGTGGCTCAGCAGCTCGGCGGCGGCGCGACCGACGGAACGGACGGCGCAGACCGGGCCGCAGCGGATGCGGCCGGCGCGGACGCGGATGAGGCGGCGGCCTGGGAGCGGCGGGCACGGGAGCTCTCCGCCCAGGGCGCCACGGTGGTGGCCGTGGGCTGGGGTGGGCAGAGCCGCGCCCTGCTGGTGCTGCGCGACCCGCTCAAGCCCGAGGCCGCGCAGGCCGTGGCGGAACTGAAGGCGCTGGGGCTGACCCCGTGGCTGGTCACCGGCGACAACCCGGCCAGCGCCCAGTTCGTGGCCCAACAGGTCGGCATAGAAAACGTGCGCGCCGGCGTGCTGCCGGCAGACAAGCTGGCCATCGTGGAGGAGCTCCAGCGCTCGGGCGCCACCGTGGGCATGGTGGGCGACGGCGTGAACGACGCGGCCGCGCTTGCCGCCGCCGGCAAGCGCGGCCTGGGTATCGCCCTGGGCACCGGCACCGACGTGGCGATCGCCGCCGCGGACGTCACGCTGGTGCGCACGGACCTGCTGGCGGTTCCCGCAGCGATCCGCCTGGCGCGCGCCACGCTGCGCACCATCAAGCAGAACCTCTTTTGGGCCTTCTTCTACAACGTGGCCGCCATCCCCCTGGCCGCGTTCGGCTGGCTCAACCCGATGATCGCCGCCCTGGCGATGGCATTCTCATCCGTGCTGGTGGTGAGCAACTCGCTGCGCCTGCGCGCCGCCCTGCCGGCCTAG
- a CDS encoding lysylphosphatidylglycerol synthase domain-containing protein has translation MTKEPQEKQPQPTAEPAQSTHAPEQGGQAEATSSTKRRWWQAGDLSEAMSMAQEEEIDPRQAAGRQAVEAGTARRAQLSATDFGHSPSVNCLVIDVPEHRTRKVTDLVSMVLNLLGLLAVLLLSVVASNVTHGVTLDVQNAVTTAMRQVLLVPVNVVESILTFFAPMLVLAELLLRRRYQETATALVCAVLAAATGLGVSYLLSNWAPEALVSGLTITNDGVAVASINMALAAITALLAGVGNRDRLPSVRWSWYLLGLVMALSVVRGALTLPGAIITILLGRAVGHAVRYIHGVEPSRATDAKLVAAVRRAGIPANQLIRLGVANPASAEAVLVTTETSLGAAEVRSREFATSATASAERDLIGFGVAPAPLIDVPAMLADVETGVVPRLHVPASRIYAALDDSGQRTDVVVLDDDREVISILSHLWDRLRLQGLRTTPAVTLTTTANHALLMTQQAKAAGINTHTFTGVTGVEDSLVLTAQHPPQLLPLFALAALPEPISPEDAARRVWESVRRAHNAGLSHRSLDENTVWLDQDGQVWITDWDNGEVATNDLARRIDLAQTLALLTAQYGAEVALQTAAEYISEQQLATLAPVMQRLTMPRSTLAAVGKDGMQLLRDVLVSLMPEGEAAAPPVQVARFSVRNLVMIVFVVFLVWGVLGSMNFSEIATAMGTANPWYLAAAFGMGLFYFLGGALALQSFALKAFRLWDAIVVQAASTIVSLVAPAGMGHVAVNLRFVLTRGETMPQALATVALWQTSQVTVTLVFLAILSLFSGDFIDFSLPSSTVIYATAGALVLIGLLLLLKPVRAWLWKITGPTLKQIWPRLVWMAGNPLRLARGVSGNLLLTLAFVLTLDLVLLAFDQHIPLATVAITFLASNAVGSLIPAPGGIGPVEAALTGGLSLAGVPAGAAFSVALVFRLMTMWAPCIVGWFALKSAERRGLI, from the coding sequence ATGACTAAGGAACCGCAGGAAAAGCAGCCACAGCCAACTGCCGAACCTGCGCAGTCCACGCACGCGCCGGAACAAGGGGGGCAGGCGGAGGCAACGTCGTCCACCAAGAGGCGCTGGTGGCAGGCCGGCGACCTCTCCGAAGCCATGTCCATGGCCCAAGAAGAGGAAATCGACCCCCGCCAGGCCGCCGGCCGCCAAGCCGTGGAGGCCGGCACCGCGCGGCGTGCCCAACTCAGCGCCACCGACTTCGGGCACAGCCCCTCCGTCAACTGCCTGGTGATCGACGTCCCCGAGCACCGCACCCGCAAGGTCACCGACCTGGTCTCCATGGTCCTCAACCTGCTGGGGCTCCTGGCCGTGCTCCTCCTGTCCGTCGTCGCCAGCAACGTCACCCACGGCGTCACCCTCGACGTGCAAAACGCCGTCACCACCGCCATGCGCCAGGTACTGCTGGTGCCCGTCAACGTGGTGGAGAGCATCCTCACCTTCTTCGCCCCCATGCTGGTGCTGGCCGAGCTCCTGCTACGCCGCCGCTACCAGGAGACCGCCACCGCCCTCGTGTGCGCCGTGCTCGCGGCGGCCACCGGCCTCGGCGTCTCCTACCTGCTGTCCAACTGGGCCCCCGAGGCCCTGGTGAGCGGCCTGACCATCACCAACGACGGCGTGGCCGTGGCCTCCATCAACATGGCCCTGGCCGCCATCACTGCGCTCCTGGCCGGCGTCGGCAACCGCGACCGCCTCCCCTCCGTGCGCTGGAGCTGGTACCTACTCGGCCTCGTCATGGCCTTGTCCGTGGTGCGCGGCGCACTCACCCTGCCCGGCGCGATCATCACCATCCTGCTGGGCCGCGCAGTCGGCCACGCCGTGCGCTACATCCACGGCGTCGAGCCCTCCCGCGCCACCGACGCCAAGCTCGTGGCCGCAGTACGCCGCGCCGGCATCCCCGCCAACCAGCTCATCCGCCTAGGCGTGGCCAACCCCGCCAGCGCCGAGGCCGTCCTCGTCACCACCGAGACCAGCCTGGGCGCAGCCGAGGTCCGCTCGCGCGAATTCGCCACCAGCGCCACCGCGAGCGCCGAACGCGACCTGATCGGCTTCGGCGTGGCCCCCGCCCCGCTCATCGACGTGCCCGCGATGCTCGCCGACGTCGAGACCGGCGTGGTGCCTCGCCTCCACGTGCCCGCCTCCCGCATCTACGCCGCCCTGGACGACTCCGGGCAGCGCACCGACGTGGTGGTGCTGGACGACGACCGCGAGGTCATCTCCATCCTCTCCCACCTGTGGGACCGCCTGCGCCTCCAAGGCCTGCGCACCACCCCGGCCGTCACCCTCACCACCACCGCCAACCACGCCCTGCTCATGACCCAGCAGGCCAAGGCCGCCGGGATCAACACCCATACCTTCACCGGCGTGACCGGCGTGGAGGACTCACTGGTGCTCACCGCCCAGCACCCCCCGCAGCTCCTGCCCCTCTTCGCGCTCGCCGCCCTCCCCGAGCCCATCTCGCCGGAGGACGCGGCCCGCCGCGTCTGGGAATCCGTGCGCCGCGCCCACAACGCCGGCCTCTCCCACCGCTCCCTGGACGAGAACACCGTGTGGCTGGACCAGGACGGGCAGGTGTGGATCACCGACTGGGACAACGGCGAGGTCGCCACCAACGACCTGGCCCGCCGCATCGACCTGGCCCAGACCCTGGCGCTGCTCACCGCCCAATACGGCGCCGAGGTTGCCCTGCAGACCGCCGCCGAGTACATCAGCGAGCAGCAGCTGGCCACCCTGGCGCCCGTCATGCAGCGACTGACCATGCCCCGCAGCACGCTCGCCGCCGTCGGCAAGGACGGCATGCAGCTGCTGCGAGACGTCCTGGTCAGCCTCATGCCCGAGGGCGAGGCCGCCGCACCGCCAGTGCAGGTCGCCCGCTTCTCCGTGCGCAACCTGGTGATGATCGTCTTCGTCGTCTTCCTGGTCTGGGGCGTGCTGGGATCCATGAACTTCTCAGAGATCGCCACCGCCATGGGCACCGCCAACCCGTGGTACCTGGCCGCCGCGTTCGGCATGGGCCTCTTCTACTTCCTGGGCGGCGCCCTAGCCCTGCAGTCCTTCGCGCTCAAGGCCTTCCGGCTGTGGGACGCCATCGTGGTGCAGGCCGCCTCCACCATCGTCTCCCTGGTGGCGCCCGCCGGCATGGGCCACGTGGCCGTCAACCTGCGCTTCGTGCTCACCCGCGGCGAGACCATGCCCCAGGCCCTGGCCACCGTGGCCCTCTGGCAGACCTCCCAGGTCACCGTCACCCTGGTCTTCCTGGCGATCCTGAGCCTGTTCTCCGGGGACTTCATAGACTTCTCCCTGCCCAGCTCCACCGTCATCTACGCCACCGCCGGCGCGCTGGTGCTGATCGGCCTGCTGCTCCTGCTCAAGCCCGTACGCGCCTGGCTGTGGAAGATCACCGGGCCCACCCTGAAGCAGATCTGGCCCCGCCTGGTGTGGATGGCCGGCAACCCGCTGCGCCTGGCCCGCGGCGTGAGCGGCAACCTGCTGCTCACCCTGGCCTTCGTGCTCACCCTGGACCTGGTGCTGCTCGCCTTCGACCAGCACATCCCGCTGGCCACCGTGGCCATCACCTTCCTGGCCTCCAACGCCGTGGGCTCCCTCATCCCCGCCCCCGGCGGCATCGGGCCCGTGGAGGCCGCCCTCACCGGTGGACTCTCCCTGGCCGGCGTGCCCGCCGGCGCCGCCTTCTCCGTGGCGCTGGTCTTCCGCCTCATGACCATGTGGGCGCCGTGCATCGTCGGCTGGTTCGCCCTCAAAAGCGCCGAGCGGCGCGGGCTCATCTAG